Proteins encoded by one window of Archaeoglobus veneficus SNP6:
- a CDS encoding HIT family protein codes for MERLFAPWRIRYILAPKYEGCIFCDFPKQDRDKENLILYRGKKTFIMMNRYPYNPGHVLVSPYRHVAELSELEMDEKVELIENIDLIIEAIRRAMNPDGFNVGLNIGKVAGAGMEAHLHFHVVPRWNGDTSFMPVFADVQVVPEALEETYDKLKEAIESIKRDEK; via the coding sequence ATGGAGCGACTCTTCGCGCCCTGGAGAATCAGGTACATTCTTGCCCCGAAGTACGAGGGCTGCATATTCTGCGATTTTCCTAAGCAGGACAGGGATAAGGAGAACCTGATACTGTACAGAGGGAAGAAGACGTTCATAATGATGAACCGCTATCCCTACAATCCCGGTCACGTTCTCGTTTCGCCCTACAGGCACGTTGCAGAGCTTAGCGAGCTGGAGATGGATGAGAAAGTCGAACTAATCGAGAACATCGACTTAATCATAGAGGCGATCAGGAGGGCGATGAACCCCGACGGCTTCAACGTTGGTCTGAACATCGGAAAGGTTGCGGGGGCGGGGATGGAAGCACACCTGCACTTCCATGTTGTTCCGCGATGGAACGGCGACACGAGCTTCATGCCAGTGTTTGCTGACGTTCAGGTGGTGCCGGAGGCTCTGGAGGAGACGTACGACAAGCTGAAGGAAGCTATTGAGTCGATTAAAAGAGATGAAAAATAA
- the lonB gene encoding ATP-dependent protease LonB: MDAKSQGVSEGVENSVKELLGGLDFETTAEIEVPERLIDQVIGQDHAVEAIKKAAVQKRHVMLIGSPGTGKSMLAKAMAELLPKEELEDILVYPNPEDPNQPKIRTVPAGKGKEIVEAYKQEALKKAQARNFFLFMLVFFIVGYAAIEGQIIWGIIAAAMLFLVARYMLPKEERNVPKLLVNNAERKTAPFEDATGAHAGALFGDVRHDPFQSGGLETPAHERVEAGAIHRAHRGVLYIDEINTLTIESQQKLLTALQEKKFPITGQSERSSGAMVRTEPVPCDFVLVAAGNLDALMGMHPALRSRIEGYGYEIYMNDSMEDTPENRRKLVRFVAQEVRRDGKIPHFDRYAVAEIIKEAKRRAGRRYHLTLRLRELGGLVRTAGDIAKGEGASVVRLEHVLAAKKIARTIEEQLADKYLERRKDYRLFTTEGAEVGKVNGLAVIGESAGIVLPIIAEVTPAISKEEGRVIATGRLQEIAMEAVMNVSAIIKKFTGRDISNKDVHIQFVGTYEGVEGDSASISIATAVISAIEGIPVDQSVAMTGSLSVKGEVLPVGGVTQKIEAAIQAGLKKVIIPKDNLDDVMLDAAHEGKIEIIPVSRIDEVLEHALVGDGKEKLIGKLRQIARV; encoded by the coding sequence ATGGACGCTAAAAGCCAGGGTGTAAGCGAGGGTGTGGAGAACAGCGTCAAGGAGCTTCTCGGTGGTCTCGATTTCGAGACGACTGCTGAGATCGAGGTACCTGAAAGGCTCATAGACCAGGTTATCGGCCAGGATCATGCAGTAGAGGCGATAAAGAAGGCTGCAGTGCAGAAAAGACACGTAATGCTCATCGGCTCTCCCGGAACGGGTAAATCCATGCTCGCAAAGGCCATGGCCGAATTGCTCCCGAAGGAGGAGCTCGAGGATATACTCGTTTATCCAAATCCTGAGGATCCAAACCAGCCGAAAATAAGGACTGTTCCGGCGGGGAAGGGTAAGGAGATCGTTGAGGCTTACAAGCAGGAGGCTCTGAAGAAGGCTCAGGCGAGGAACTTCTTCCTCTTCATGCTCGTGTTCTTCATCGTCGGCTATGCAGCCATCGAGGGGCAGATAATCTGGGGTATAATCGCCGCTGCGATGCTATTCCTTGTTGCGAGGTACATGCTGCCGAAGGAGGAGAGGAACGTTCCGAAGCTCCTCGTCAACAACGCAGAGCGCAAAACTGCTCCGTTCGAAGATGCTACGGGAGCACATGCAGGAGCACTGTTCGGCGACGTCAGGCACGACCCGTTCCAGAGCGGTGGCCTCGAAACACCTGCCCACGAGAGAGTAGAAGCGGGAGCAATCCACAGAGCCCACAGAGGTGTGCTCTACATCGACGAGATAAACACCCTAACCATCGAATCGCAGCAGAAGCTGCTTACAGCGCTGCAGGAAAAGAAGTTCCCGATTACAGGTCAGTCAGAGCGGTCGAGCGGAGCGATGGTCAGAACAGAGCCAGTACCATGTGACTTCGTTCTTGTCGCTGCAGGCAACCTCGACGCACTGATGGGAATGCATCCTGCGTTGAGGAGCAGAATAGAGGGCTACGGATACGAAATATACATGAACGACTCCATGGAGGACACACCTGAGAACAGAAGAAAGCTCGTTCGCTTCGTTGCGCAGGAGGTCAGGAGAGACGGAAAAATACCGCACTTCGACAGGTATGCGGTTGCGGAGATTATCAAGGAGGCAAAAAGAAGGGCTGGAAGGAGATACCACCTGACGCTGAGGCTGAGAGAACTTGGAGGACTTGTGAGAACTGCAGGCGACATAGCCAAAGGCGAGGGTGCAAGCGTGGTAAGACTCGAGCACGTGCTGGCAGCGAAGAAGATTGCAAGGACCATTGAGGAGCAGCTTGCAGACAAGTACCTCGAACGCAGAAAGGACTACAGACTGTTCACGACAGAGGGGGCAGAAGTTGGCAAGGTGAACGGTCTCGCAGTAATAGGCGAGTCTGCGGGCATAGTCCTGCCCATAATCGCCGAAGTTACGCCGGCAATAAGCAAGGAAGAGGGCAGAGTCATAGCTACGGGCAGACTGCAGGAAATCGCCATGGAGGCAGTCATGAACGTTTCAGCAATCATAAAGAAATTCACGGGAAGAGACATATCAAACAAGGACGTCCACATCCAGTTCGTTGGAACGTACGAGGGTGTAGAGGGTGACTCGGCAAGTATAAGTATCGCAACGGCAGTCATTTCGGCAATAGAGGGTATTCCAGTCGATCAGAGCGTTGCGATGACTGGTAGCCTGTCGGTTAAGGGCGAGGTTCTGCCGGTTGGAGGAGTAACCCAGAAAATTGAGGCAGCAATTCAGGCGGGACTGAAGAAGGTGATTATCCCGAAGGACAACCTCGACGACGTTATGCTGGATGCCGCGCACGAGGG
- the iorA gene encoding indolepyruvate ferredoxin oxidoreductase subunit alpha produces the protein MLKDVLKESGRVFLLGNEAIARGALEAGIDVFAAYPGTPSSEIGDTLSKACEMLKGKLDFVMEYSANEKVAVEVAMAASLAGKRSMAAMKHVGVNVAADTLFSFAYIGARGGFVLVTADDPSMHSSQNEQDNRWYGKTANLPVIEPSSVQEAKDFARFCFELSERFNIPVILRTYTRLSHASSVVELSPLPEKSFEKVEWKKNPQRDVILPAHARRLKIELLDKMEKIRKYFSRWDGNWIEDGEGNIGVIACGLSYAYAKEAMERLGVNLPVLKLSSMYPVPDELIEEFASQLDGVIIVEEVDPFIELHVRAILPGLKVYGKTNGFFPMSYEYNVAVVEKGIAKALGIKPSMDYDAILERGRELASLAPPRPPVFCPGCPHAATFYAIRKVVNAAGNAALPGDIGCYTLGINRPFEGVDTCVCMGASVGIACGLSYVIKDPIIATIGDSTFFHAGLPALVNAVHNGRKFVLVVLDNSTTGMTGHQPHPGVSSAGCGIEGKAVSIEDVARGMGVEFVEVVNSYNIGKLVETLEKALKHDGVAVVVSRQKCAILRRRELKAKGKKVRPFTVTDDCNLCMKCVTEFACPALYVINGKPVIDAALCIACGVCSRICPEKAIKPAK, from the coding sequence ATGCTGAAAGATGTTCTCAAAGAATCGGGTAGAGTTTTTCTCCTCGGAAATGAAGCTATTGCGAGAGGTGCGCTTGAAGCAGGAATTGACGTTTTTGCAGCTTATCCCGGTACACCTTCATCAGAAATAGGCGACACGCTGAGCAAAGCTTGCGAGATGCTCAAGGGAAAGCTCGACTTCGTAATGGAGTACTCGGCCAACGAAAAGGTTGCTGTAGAGGTTGCGATGGCTGCCTCGCTTGCAGGAAAGCGCAGCATGGCAGCGATGAAGCACGTTGGTGTTAATGTTGCGGCCGATACGCTCTTCAGTTTCGCATACATCGGGGCGAGAGGCGGTTTCGTGCTCGTTACCGCTGACGATCCAAGCATGCACAGCAGTCAGAACGAGCAGGACAACAGATGGTACGGCAAGACAGCAAACCTGCCCGTAATAGAGCCATCGAGCGTTCAGGAAGCAAAGGATTTTGCCAGGTTCTGTTTCGAGCTTTCAGAGCGCTTTAACATTCCTGTGATTCTGAGAACGTACACAAGGCTGAGCCATGCGAGCAGCGTTGTTGAACTATCTCCTCTGCCAGAAAAGTCCTTCGAGAAGGTGGAGTGGAAGAAGAACCCGCAGAGAGACGTTATCCTGCCAGCCCACGCGAGGAGACTGAAGATTGAGCTCCTGGACAAGATGGAGAAGATCAGGAAGTACTTCTCGAGGTGGGACGGAAACTGGATAGAGGATGGCGAGGGCAACATAGGTGTCATTGCGTGCGGACTGAGCTACGCTTACGCAAAGGAAGCAATGGAGAGGCTTGGTGTAAATCTGCCGGTCTTAAAGCTCTCATCCATGTATCCCGTTCCGGATGAGCTGATAGAGGAGTTCGCCTCCCAGCTCGACGGCGTCATCATAGTCGAGGAGGTTGACCCCTTCATCGAGCTGCACGTTAGAGCTATCCTACCCGGTCTAAAGGTCTACGGGAAGACGAACGGCTTTTTCCCCATGAGTTACGAGTACAACGTGGCAGTAGTTGAAAAGGGGATCGCAAAGGCTCTCGGCATTAAGCCGAGCATGGACTACGATGCAATTCTTGAAAGGGGCAGAGAGCTCGCGTCCCTTGCTCCTCCTCGCCCCCCGGTATTCTGCCCCGGCTGCCCCCATGCAGCGACGTTCTACGCGATAAGGAAGGTTGTAAACGCTGCCGGCAACGCTGCACTGCCAGGCGATATAGGCTGCTACACCCTCGGAATAAACAGACCCTTCGAGGGGGTTGACACCTGCGTATGCATGGGTGCGAGTGTCGGCATTGCGTGCGGACTGAGCTATGTCATAAAGGATCCCATAATCGCAACCATTGGCGATTCTACGTTCTTCCACGCTGGATTGCCTGCCCTCGTAAATGCAGTGCATAACGGCAGAAAGTTCGTGCTTGTTGTTCTCGACAACTCGACGACGGGCATGACCGGCCACCAGCCTCATCCGGGAGTTAGCAGTGCGGGATGTGGCATAGAAGGAAAGGCGGTAAGCATAGAAGACGTGGCGAGAGGAATGGGTGTGGAGTTCGTAGAGGTCGTTAATTCTTACAACATTGGAAAGCTCGTCGAGACGCTTGAAAAAGCGCTGAAGCATGATGGCGTTGCTGTCGTCGTTTCCCGCCAGAAGTGCGCCATACTGCGGAGAAGAGAGCTTAAGGCGAAGGGCAAGAAAGTAAGGCCTTTCACTGTAACCGATGACTGCAACCTCTGCATGAAGTGCGTTACCGAGTTCGCGTGTCCGGCTTTATACGTAATCAACGGAAAGCCGGTAATCGATGCGGCGCTATGCATCGCGTGCGGGGTTTGCAGCAGAATCTGCCCGGAAAAGGCAATAAAACCCGCGAAATAA